A single window of Mycosarcoma maydis chromosome 1, whole genome shotgun sequence DNA harbors:
- a CDS encoding putative beta-glucosidase codes for MKFSTFLPLAALACAAQSLAIITPNADYQQLFGERDLDGPTQFLERRQQGIGGAGQNGPGYQTVPNVPFNGNDSLPYSPPFYPTPQTKGTSQKWKDAIGKARAYLQQFNQTEKVMLTTGSGWTRGPCVGNIAPIPRVNFPGMCLMDGPAGVRGTDRITSFPDAITAAASFDRDLFYKRAYALGEEFKTKGANIWLGPMMNLARSPAAGRSWEGFGADPYLNGEGSYFSVLGAQDAGVQATLKHYINNEQEHFRNEGSSNIDSRTERELYLHPFLRGVQAGAASIMCSYNLVNNSWACQNSELLNNRLKTELEFPGYVMSDWGAQHAGVASANAGLDMTMPGDVLCCSRQEGSLWGGNLTNAINNGSVTTTRLDDMATRILAGWFLLGQDQGFPEPNFNFFDKMDPATNQHIDATADHYKIAREVASAGTVLLKNHRHALPLNKPRNMAVVGSDAGPLYQGSNYWPDRAQNGGLPYGTLGQGWGSGASDYSYFFSPYEALQARAREDRTDFQWNFDDFNIAQSVKISNMTDVALVFVSAESGEGYITVDQNEGDRNNLTLWNQGEQLIRNVTAVNNNTVVIIHSVGAVDMESFAENPNVTAIVWAQLPGSESGRALVDVLYGDYNPSGRLPYTIGKNRTDYSADVLYYNDTVTPQINYTEALNIDYRHFDAKNIEPRYEFGFGLSYTKFSYSGAWTQQVGWADNSWWGSSNASTGLPEWLFQPKYELTFSLTNSGDRDGHEVWQAYLEFPRSSGEPPKVLRNFGREWVNKYNTIEVKFTLSQYDVSTWCNKKNRWLQPEGKLKVLIGASSRDIRQAVVLN; via the coding sequence ATGAAGTTCTCCACATTCTTGCCACTCGCCGCTCTAGCCTGCGCAGCTCAAAGCTTGGCCATCATCACACCGAACGCCGACTACCAGCAACTTTTCGGCGAGAGAGACCTCGATGGGCCAACCCAGTTCCTCGAGAGACGACAACAAGGTATTGGAGGTGCTGGTCAGAACGGTCCTGGCTACCAGACAGTCCCCAACGTACCTTTTAATGGAAACGACTCGCTCCCCTATTCGCCACCCTTTTACCCAACGCCTCAGACTAAAGGAACCTCACAAAAGTGGAAAGATGCCATCGGAAAGGCGCGAGCTTATCTGCAGCAGTTCAACCAGACTGAAAAGGTCATGCTTACCACCGGTTCTGGCTGGACTCGAGGCCCATGTGTTGGAAACATTGCACCCATTCCTCGTGTCAACTTTCCTGGTATGTGTCTCATGGACGGTCCAGCCGGTGTCCGAGGCACTGACCGTATCACGTCGTTCCCAGATGCCATcaccgctgccgcttcctTCGACCGCGATCTCTTCTACAAGCGCGCCTACGCCCTTGGCGAGGAGTTCAAGACCAAGGGCGCCAACATATGGCTTGGTCCCATGATGAACCTGGCTCGCTCCCCCGCGGCTGGTCGCTCATGGGAAGGCTTCGGTGCTGATCCTTACCTGAACGGTGAAGGCTCGTATTTCTCCGTCCTTGGTGCTCAGGACGCAGGTGTTCAGGCCACACTCAAACATTACATCAACAATGAGCAGGAACACTTTCGAAACGAGGGGAGCTCTAACATCGACTCTCGCACCGAGCGAGAGCTCTACCTTCACCCTTTCCTTCGAGGTGTTCAGGCCGGTGCTGCATCTATCATGTGCTCGTACAACCTAGTCAACAACAGTTGGGCCTGCCAGAACTCGGAACTGCTCAACAATCGTCTCAagaccgagctcgagttcCCTGGTTATGTTATGTCGGATTGGGGTGCTCAGCATGCTGGTGTTGCTTCGGCCAATGCTGGCCTGGATATGACCATGCCTGGTGATGTTCTCTGTTGCTCGCGTCAGGAAGGCTCGCTTTGGGGCGGAAACCTTACCAACGCCATTAACAATGGCTCTGTGACTACCACACGTCTTGATGACATGGCTACTCGTATCCTTGCTGGCTGGTTCCTCCTTGGACAGGATCAAGGATTCCCAGAGCCCAACTTCAACTTTTTTGACAAGATGGACCCTGCTACCAATCAACACATTGATGCTACAGCGGACCACTACAAGATTGCGCGCGAAGTGGCCAGTGCAGGCACTGTCTTGCTAAAGAACCATCGTCACGCTTTGCCGCTCAACAAGCCGCGCAATATGGCCGTCGTTGGTTCGGATGCCGGACCTCTCTATCAGGGATCCAACTATTGGCCTGATCGTGCTCAGAATGGTGGTTTGCCGTACGGCACGCTTGGCCAAGGTTGGGGTTCTGGCGCCAGCGACTACTCGTACTTTTTCTCTCCTTATGAGGCTTTGCAGGCGCGTGCTCGCGAGGATCGCACAGACTTCCAGTGGAACTTTGACGACTTCAACATTGCTCAGAGTGTCAAGATTTCTAACATGACCGACGTTGCGCTCGTCTTTGTCAGCGCTGAGAGTGGCGAAGGTTATATCACCGTCGACCAAAACGAAGGCGATCGCAACAACTTGACGCTCTGGAATCAGGGTGAGCAGCTTATCCGCAACGTGACTGCcgtcaacaacaacacGGTCGTCATCATTCACTCGGTAGGCGCTGTCGATATGGAGAGTTTCGCCGAGAACCCCAACGTAACGGCCATTGTCTGGGCTCAGCTTCCCGGCAGTGAGAGCGGTCGTGCTCTTGTGGATGTGCTGTATGGCGATTATAACCCCAGCGGCCGGCTTCCTTATACGATTGGTAAGAACCGCACAGACTACTCTGCGGATGTGCTTTACTACAACGACACTGTCACGCCTCAGATCAACTACACGGAAGCCCTCAACATTGACTACCGCCACTTTGATGCGAAGAACATTGAGCCTCGTTACGAGTTTGGTTTCGGCCTGTCTTACACCAAATTTTCGTATTCCGGTGCCTGGACGCAGCAGGTAGGATGGGCCGACAACAGCTGGTGGGGATCCTCAAATGCATCGACAGGTCTGCCGGAATGGCTCTTCCAACCCAAGTACGAGCTCACCTTTTCGCTCACCAACTCTGGCGATCGTGACGGCCATGAAGTGTGGCAAGCGTACCTCGAGTTCCCGCGCTCGTCAGGCGAGCCGCCAAAGGTACTGCGTAACTTTGGGCGCGAGTGGGTCAACAAGTACAACACAATAGAGGTCAAATTCACGCTTAGCCAATACGACGTTTCGACGTGGTGCAACAAGAAGAACCGATGGCTGCAGCCTGAGggcaagctcaaggtgCTCATTGGTGCTTCGTCTCGTGATATTCGCCAGGCCGTCGTTCTCAACTGA